A single window of Mycobacterium sp. ITM-2016-00318 DNA harbors:
- the fadD4 gene encoding fatty-acid--CoA ligase FadD4, protein MQIREHAQAHADKPAVIMYPSGTTVTFGQLEARANQLAHVFRRNGLREGDAVAILMENNEHYHAVMWAARRSGLYYVPINTHLTAAEAAYIIDNSSAKAIIGSAALRKVLEGLAAELPNGLPDVLIAADDDLDGWRRYPECVADEPDTLIDDEIEGDLLQYSSGTTGRPKGIKRDLPHVPPSEAPGMMSALVSFWLDPEAIYLSPAPLYHTAPSVWSMTIQSGGITTVVMDKFDAEGCLDAIQRNRVTHGQFVPVMFTRMLKLPQSVRDSYDVSSLKRVMHAAAPCPVEIKKQMIDWWGPIVDEYYASSEAHGSTLITADEWLTHPGSVGRPMGGALHILDEDGNELPPGQAGEIYFEGGFDFEYLNDPEKTAKSRDKHGWKTVGDIGYLDDDGYLYLTDRRHHMIISGGVNIYPQEAENMLVTHPKVMDAAVFGIPDDDMGQSVKGVVQTVDAADATDEFADELLGWLRDRLAHYKCPRSISFEAQLPRTDTGKLYKQELIAKYS, encoded by the coding sequence ATGCAGATCCGCGAGCATGCGCAAGCGCATGCCGACAAGCCCGCAGTCATCATGTATCCGTCGGGTACGACGGTCACCTTCGGCCAGCTCGAGGCGCGCGCCAACCAGCTCGCGCACGTCTTCCGACGCAACGGGCTGCGGGAAGGTGACGCCGTCGCGATCCTGATGGAGAACAACGAGCACTACCACGCCGTGATGTGGGCGGCGCGCCGCAGCGGGCTCTACTACGTGCCCATCAACACCCACCTGACCGCCGCGGAAGCGGCCTACATCATCGACAACAGCAGCGCCAAGGCGATCATCGGCTCGGCTGCGCTCCGTAAGGTCCTCGAAGGGCTGGCGGCCGAGCTGCCGAACGGTCTTCCCGACGTCTTGATCGCCGCCGACGACGATCTCGACGGATGGCGGCGCTACCCGGAATGCGTTGCAGATGAACCGGATACGCTGATCGACGACGAAATCGAAGGCGACCTGTTGCAGTATTCCTCCGGCACAACCGGACGCCCGAAGGGCATCAAGCGCGACCTGCCGCACGTGCCTCCGTCAGAAGCGCCGGGCATGATGTCGGCGCTGGTGAGCTTCTGGCTGGATCCCGAGGCCATCTACCTGAGCCCGGCACCGCTGTACCACACCGCGCCCTCGGTGTGGTCGATGACGATCCAGTCCGGCGGCATCACGACGGTGGTGATGGACAAGTTCGACGCAGAAGGCTGCCTCGATGCGATCCAGCGCAACAGGGTGACGCATGGCCAGTTCGTCCCCGTGATGTTCACGCGCATGCTGAAACTACCGCAGTCCGTGCGTGATTCGTACGACGTGTCGAGCCTCAAGCGGGTCATGCACGCCGCCGCCCCGTGCCCGGTCGAGATCAAGAAGCAGATGATCGACTGGTGGGGGCCGATCGTCGACGAGTACTACGCCTCCTCCGAGGCCCACGGATCGACGCTGATCACCGCCGACGAATGGCTGACCCATCCCGGATCGGTGGGCCGGCCGATGGGAGGCGCGCTGCACATCCTCGACGAGGACGGCAACGAGTTGCCGCCGGGCCAGGCGGGGGAGATCTACTTCGAGGGTGGCTTCGACTTCGAGTACCTCAACGACCCGGAGAAGACGGCGAAGTCACGCGACAAGCACGGCTGGAAGACCGTCGGCGACATCGGCTACCTCGACGACGACGGCTATCTCTACCTGACCGACCGCCGCCACCACATGATCATCTCGGGCGGGGTGAACATCTATCCGCAAGAGGCCGAGAACATGTTGGTCACCCATCCGAAGGTGATGGACGCCGCGGTGTTCGGGATCCCCGACGACGACATGGGCCAGAGCGTGAAGGGCGTGGTGCAGACCGTCGATGCGGCCGACGCCACCGACGAGTTCGCCGACGAGCTGCTCGGTTGGCTACGCGACCGGTTGGCCCACTACAAATGCCCGCGCTCGATCTCGTTCGAGGCACAGCTGCCGCGCACCGACACCGGGAAGCTCTACAAGCAGGAACTCATCGCGAAGTACTCGTAG
- a CDS encoding MaoC family dehydratase translates to MRGDEPGGPFFDDLEVGQVFDWAPSMTLTAGAAAVHQSIVGDRLRLALDADLAIAVTGATAALAHPQLVCDVAIGQTTLATQRVKANLFYRGLAFHRFPVIGDTLFTRTQVVALKQNAARPGRAPTGLAALRMTTIDQIGRLVLDFHRCAMLQLRDAGADTGHADDMSAIGVDAAPAPDPTAGWDAAAFRARVPGIHFDSGIAGMVLHSTADVVSSAPELARLTLNIAATHHDSRVGGHRLVYGGHTIGLAFAQATRLLPNIATVLGWESCDHTRPVYEGDTVHSELHVDGAVPLPDNRGGVLKLRSLVYAAGDAAEDRQVLDWRFTALQF, encoded by the coding sequence ATGCGCGGCGACGAACCCGGCGGACCCTTCTTCGACGACCTGGAGGTCGGGCAGGTCTTCGACTGGGCGCCGTCGATGACGCTGACGGCGGGCGCGGCCGCCGTGCACCAGTCGATCGTCGGTGACCGGCTGCGGCTGGCGCTGGACGCCGACCTCGCGATCGCGGTCACCGGCGCGACCGCGGCGCTCGCGCATCCGCAGCTGGTCTGCGACGTCGCCATCGGACAGACCACGCTGGCCACCCAGCGGGTGAAGGCCAACCTATTCTATCGCGGGCTGGCGTTTCACCGGTTCCCTGTCATCGGCGACACGCTGTTCACCCGCACCCAGGTCGTCGCCCTCAAGCAGAACGCGGCCAGGCCGGGCCGGGCGCCCACGGGCCTCGCCGCGCTGCGGATGACGACGATCGATCAGATCGGCAGGCTGGTGCTCGACTTCCATCGCTGCGCCATGCTGCAGCTGCGCGACGCGGGCGCCGACACCGGCCACGCCGACGACATGTCCGCGATCGGCGTCGACGCGGCGCCCGCGCCCGACCCCACCGCGGGCTGGGACGCAGCCGCTTTCCGCGCCAGGGTGCCGGGGATCCACTTCGACTCCGGGATCGCAGGCATGGTGCTTCACAGTACGGCCGACGTCGTCAGCAGCGCGCCTGAGCTGGCCAGGCTGACGCTCAATATCGCTGCCACCCATCACGATTCCCGTGTAGGCGGGCATCGTCTGGTCTACGGCGGGCACACCATCGGGCTGGCTTTCGCACAGGCGACGCGACTCCTGCCGAACATCGCGACGGTGCTGGGCTGGGAATCGTGCGACCACACCCGCCCGGTATACGAGGGCGACACCGTTCACAGCGAGTTGCATGTCGACGGCGCCGTACCGCTGCCCGACAACCGCGGCGGCGTGCTGAAGTTGCGCTCGCTCGTCTACGCCGCAGGCGATGCCGCCGAGGACCGCCAGGTGCTCGATTGGCGGTTCACCGCACTGCAGTTCTGA
- a CDS encoding acyl-CoA dehydrogenase: protein MSKSALAIIDEHSDLADAAIGQLTRLSTRAAARATLEGGPSHPENVWQAAAEQGWLGLAVAEEHGGSGFGPAELAVVLEAQGRELSPGPFLPTVAASLVIDRCGSDSLRAQLLPGLVDGSTVGALGTAGSIVVGTDLDVTGEAPAVLGASDADILVLIAGDDVVVVDAATEGVTVTALEPLDTSRSIAAVALRGVTVDADKVLRGAARRARTAFRILASAEAVGVAWATLEMAVDYAKVREQFGRTIGTFQAVKHHAANMLVNAEQTTAAVWDAARADDLDSAWFPAAVAASHAIRAQVFNAQNNIQLHGGIGFTWEHDAHLYLRRARTLAALIGDGVDPLLEVVDGKRSGQAHGASFMLPAAAEEHRRQAAEAAAQVRSLPEDKQRDFLVDSGYLAPHWPKPWGRAADVLEQLVIEEEFADVERADMGITGWVALTIAQAGTDDQRERWVEPVLRGEVMWCQLFSEPGAGSDAAAVRTAAKKVDGGWRVTGQKVWTSLAQHCQWGLATVRTDPDAPKHAGVTMMAIDMKADGVTVNPLRGLTGDAHFNEVFFDDVFVPDEDVVGDVNKGWLVARATLGNERVSIGGGSGGQIGFDADDLVKLLDSAPSDVAAQHVRRAGEVIAELHTLRLLNLRRASRAIAGAEPGPEGNVTKLLVAESGQHLTELGIELAGSAAVVGGNQKLIRTYMGGRAMTIAGGTSEITRNTIAERILGLPRDPLLK from the coding sequence GTGAGCAAGTCAGCACTGGCCATCATCGACGAACACTCCGACCTCGCGGATGCGGCGATCGGCCAATTGACACGATTGTCGACCAGAGCAGCGGCGCGCGCCACGCTAGAGGGCGGCCCGTCGCACCCTGAGAACGTGTGGCAGGCGGCGGCCGAGCAGGGCTGGCTCGGCCTTGCTGTCGCCGAGGAACACGGCGGGTCGGGGTTCGGGCCCGCTGAGCTGGCCGTGGTGCTCGAGGCCCAGGGCCGTGAATTGAGCCCAGGCCCGTTTCTGCCGACCGTGGCGGCTTCGCTGGTGATCGACAGGTGTGGCTCCGACTCGCTTCGCGCTCAACTGCTCCCCGGGCTGGTGGACGGGTCGACGGTCGGCGCGCTCGGAACGGCGGGCAGCATCGTCGTCGGCACGGATCTCGATGTCACGGGCGAGGCCCCCGCGGTGCTTGGTGCGTCGGACGCCGACATCCTCGTTCTGATCGCGGGCGACGACGTGGTCGTCGTCGACGCCGCCACCGAAGGCGTCACGGTCACCGCACTAGAACCGCTCGACACCTCACGCAGCATCGCGGCGGTGGCGCTGCGCGGCGTGACGGTCGACGCGGACAAGGTGTTGCGCGGCGCCGCGCGCCGGGCCCGCACGGCGTTCCGGATTCTGGCGTCCGCTGAGGCCGTCGGTGTCGCATGGGCCACCCTCGAGATGGCGGTGGACTACGCGAAGGTGCGAGAGCAGTTCGGCAGGACCATCGGCACCTTCCAGGCCGTCAAGCACCACGCCGCCAACATGCTCGTCAACGCGGAGCAGACCACGGCCGCGGTCTGGGACGCGGCCCGCGCCGACGACCTGGACAGCGCCTGGTTCCCCGCCGCGGTGGCGGCATCGCACGCGATCCGGGCGCAGGTCTTCAACGCGCAGAACAACATTCAGCTGCACGGCGGTATCGGTTTCACTTGGGAACACGATGCGCATCTCTATCTCCGCCGGGCGCGCACGCTGGCAGCGCTGATCGGCGACGGCGTCGACCCGCTGTTGGAGGTCGTCGACGGCAAGCGCAGCGGGCAGGCGCACGGTGCGTCGTTCATGCTTCCTGCGGCGGCAGAAGAGCACCGCCGTCAGGCCGCCGAGGCCGCCGCGCAGGTGCGATCGCTGCCCGAGGACAAGCAGCGTGACTTCCTCGTCGACTCCGGATACCTGGCGCCGCACTGGCCCAAGCCGTGGGGTCGGGCGGCAGATGTGCTCGAGCAGTTGGTGATCGAAGAGGAGTTCGCCGACGTCGAGCGCGCCGACATGGGCATCACGGGCTGGGTCGCACTCACCATCGCGCAGGCCGGCACCGATGACCAGCGTGAGCGCTGGGTCGAGCCCGTGCTGCGCGGCGAGGTGATGTGGTGCCAGTTGTTCTCCGAACCGGGCGCCGGCTCTGATGCCGCGGCGGTGCGTACGGCCGCCAAGAAGGTGGACGGCGGCTGGCGGGTCACCGGGCAGAAGGTGTGGACGAGCCTCGCTCAGCATTGCCAGTGGGGGCTCGCGACGGTGCGCACCGATCCCGACGCGCCCAAGCACGCCGGTGTGACGATGATGGCGATCGATATGAAAGCCGACGGGGTGACGGTGAATCCGCTGCGCGGGCTGACCGGCGACGCCCACTTCAACGAGGTCTTCTTCGACGATGTCTTCGTGCCGGACGAGGACGTGGTCGGCGACGTGAACAAGGGTTGGCTGGTGGCCAGGGCCACTCTCGGCAATGAGCGTGTCTCGATCGGCGGCGGCTCCGGTGGCCAGATCGGTTTCGACGCAGACGATCTCGTCAAGTTGCTGGACAGCGCGCCGTCCGACGTCGCCGCTCAGCACGTGCGTCGCGCGGGCGAGGTGATCGCCGAACTGCACACGCTGCGGCTGCTCAACCTGCGGCGCGCAAGCCGGGCGATTGCGGGCGCCGAACCGGGTCCCGAGGGCAACGTGACCAAGCTGCTGGTGGCGGAGTCGGGCCAGCACCTGACCGAATTGGGCATCGAGCTGGCGGGCTCGGCTGCGGTCGTCGGCGGCAACCAGAAGCTGATCCGCACCTACATGGGCGGCCGGGCGATGACGATCGCGGGCGGCACATCGGAGATCACCCGCAACACCATCGCCGAGCGCATCCTCGGCCTGCCCCGCGATCCGCTGCTGAAGTAG
- a CDS encoding alpha/beta hydrolase, translating to MTVRPDIRHPAPSLAKRARWFLRAGPSDYLMALSVGSASLPFIGKHLEPLGTATVMGIWGYRHMPDFFASTARPRRTPDQAEIRKQERESTNAVIDAALRGIVAPANLAIEWPAPERQAPVLKMRQHRRSMHRASVRYGDHPSQLLDVWRPKDLPVEPAPVMIFVPGGAWVHGGRQLQGYALMSHLAQQGWVCLSVNYRVAPHHRWPQHITDVKTAIAWARANVDRFGGDRNFVAVAGCSAGGHLSALAGLTQNDPEMQSDLPEDSDTSVDAVVGIYGRYDWEDRSTPERERFVDFLERVVVKRKIDRHPEIFRKASPMAQIHPDAPPFLVIHGSGDSVIPVAQARSFVERLRSVSRSVVSYVELPGAGHGFDMTDGARTGSVSTAIGLFLNHIHRNRSLMKAKEVI from the coding sequence ATGACGGTCAGGCCGGACATTCGGCACCCCGCGCCCTCCTTGGCCAAGCGCGCACGCTGGTTTCTCCGCGCAGGCCCTTCTGATTACCTGATGGCGTTGAGCGTCGGTTCGGCTTCACTGCCGTTCATCGGGAAACACCTTGAGCCACTTGGCACTGCGACCGTCATGGGCATCTGGGGCTACCGCCACATGCCGGACTTCTTCGCAAGCACTGCGCGCCCACGGCGCACGCCCGATCAGGCTGAGATCCGCAAGCAGGAGCGCGAATCCACCAACGCGGTGATCGACGCCGCGCTGCGCGGCATCGTGGCTCCGGCGAATCTCGCAATCGAATGGCCAGCCCCGGAGCGGCAGGCCCCGGTGTTGAAGATGCGCCAGCACCGTCGCAGCATGCACCGTGCCTCGGTGCGCTACGGCGATCACCCGTCACAGTTGCTCGATGTGTGGCGGCCGAAGGATTTGCCCGTCGAACCGGCCCCGGTGATGATCTTCGTGCCCGGTGGCGCGTGGGTGCACGGTGGCAGGCAGCTGCAGGGCTACGCGTTGATGTCGCATCTGGCCCAGCAGGGCTGGGTCTGCCTGTCGGTGAACTACCGTGTCGCGCCGCACCATCGCTGGCCGCAGCACATCACCGACGTGAAGACGGCGATCGCCTGGGCCAGGGCCAACGTCGACCGATTCGGCGGCGACCGGAATTTCGTTGCGGTGGCGGGCTGCTCGGCAGGCGGCCACCTGTCCGCCCTGGCGGGCCTCACGCAGAACGATCCCGAGATGCAGTCCGACCTGCCGGAGGACTCGGACACGTCGGTCGACGCCGTCGTCGGCATCTACGGGCGCTACGACTGGGAGGACCGCTCGACCCCCGAACGGGAGCGGTTCGTCGACTTCCTCGAGCGCGTGGTGGTCAAGCGCAAGATCGACCGTCATCCCGAGATCTTCCGCAAGGCGTCACCGATGGCGCAGATCCACCCCGACGCCCCGCCGTTCCTCGTCATTCACGGATCCGGCGACTCCGTCATTCCCGTCGCGCAGGCCCGCAGCTTCGTCGAGCGGCTCCGCTCGGTCTCCCGTTCGGTGGTCAGCTACGTCGAGTTGCCGGGTGCGGGTCACGGGTTCGATATGACCGATGGGGCGCGCACGGGTTCGGTGTCGACGGCAATCGGCCTGTTCCTCAACCATATTCACCGAAACCGGTCACTGATGAAGGCCAAAGAGGTTATATAG
- a CDS encoding wax ester/triacylglycerol synthase family O-acyltransferase yields MKRLSGWDAVLLYSETPTVHMHTLKLAVIELEDLKGRTFGIDEFREVIRGRLHKLDPFRYQLVDIPLKMHHPMWRENTEVDLTYHVRPYRIEPPGGRRELDEAVGRIASTPLDRTKPLWEMYFIEGLAGGRIAVLGKIHHALADGVASANLLAQGMDLQSGPQADHDSYTTDPALSRGELVRTAFADHMRQIGRLPGVMRYTAQGIGRIRRSDKKLSPELTRPFTPPPSFMNHRVDAQRKFATATVALADVKETAKHLDVTINDMVLAISAGALRELSLKYDGHADHPLLASVPVSFDFSRDRISGNRFSGVMMVVPIQLADPLERVQATHDAAVDAKETHNLMGPELVSRWSAYFPPAPAERLFGWLAEKDGQNKVLNLPISNVPGPREPGRVGGALVTEIYSVGPLTTGSGLNITVWSYVDQLNISVLSDGATLDDPHELTDAMIEAFIEIRRAAGLSEELTIIASAMAQ; encoded by the coding sequence TTGAAGAGGCTCAGCGGCTGGGACGCGGTACTGCTCTACTCCGAGACGCCCACCGTGCACATGCACACGCTCAAGCTGGCGGTGATCGAGCTCGAAGACCTCAAGGGGCGCACGTTCGGCATCGATGAGTTCCGCGAGGTCATTCGCGGGCGGCTCCACAAACTCGACCCGTTCCGGTATCAACTCGTCGACATCCCGCTGAAGATGCACCACCCGATGTGGCGGGAGAACACCGAGGTCGATCTCACCTACCACGTCCGTCCCTACCGCATCGAGCCTCCGGGCGGCCGGCGCGAATTGGACGAGGCCGTCGGTCGGATCGCGAGCACACCCCTTGACCGAACCAAGCCGCTGTGGGAGATGTACTTCATCGAGGGCCTGGCGGGAGGCCGGATCGCGGTGCTCGGCAAGATCCACCACGCGCTGGCCGACGGGGTGGCGTCGGCGAACCTGCTGGCACAAGGTATGGACCTGCAGTCGGGACCGCAGGCCGATCACGATTCGTATACAACCGATCCCGCGCTGAGCCGCGGTGAACTGGTCCGGACCGCGTTCGCCGACCACATGCGACAGATCGGCCGGCTTCCCGGCGTCATGCGCTACACCGCGCAGGGGATCGGCAGGATTCGCAGGAGCGACAAGAAGCTGTCGCCCGAGCTGACGCGCCCGTTCACGCCGCCGCCGTCGTTCATGAATCACCGCGTCGATGCGCAGCGCAAGTTCGCCACCGCGACAGTGGCGCTCGCCGACGTCAAGGAGACCGCCAAGCACCTCGACGTGACGATCAACGACATGGTGCTCGCGATCTCCGCGGGCGCGTTGCGTGAACTGTCACTGAAATACGACGGGCATGCCGATCATCCGCTGTTGGCTTCTGTGCCGGTGAGTTTCGACTTCTCCCGCGATCGCATCTCAGGCAACCGCTTCAGCGGGGTGATGATGGTGGTGCCGATCCAGCTCGCCGATCCGCTCGAGCGGGTGCAGGCCACCCACGACGCGGCAGTCGACGCCAAGGAGACCCACAACCTGATGGGTCCCGAGCTGGTCAGCCGATGGTCGGCGTACTTCCCGCCCGCGCCCGCCGAGCGGCTGTTCGGATGGCTTGCGGAGAAGGACGGCCAGAACAAGGTGCTCAACCTGCCGATCTCCAACGTGCCCGGCCCTCGCGAGCCGGGCCGCGTCGGCGGCGCGCTGGTGACCGAAATCTACTCGGTGGGCCCGCTGACGACCGGAAGCGGTCTGAACATCACGGTGTGGAGCTACGTCGACCAGCTGAACATCTCGGTGCTGTCCGACGGCGCCACGCTGGATGACCCCCATGAGCTGACCGACGCGATGATCGAGGCGTTCATCGAGATCCGTCGTGCCGCCGGGCTTTCCGAGGAGTTGACGATCATCGCCAGCGCGATGGCGCAGTAG
- a CDS encoding adenylate/guanylate cyclase domain-containing protein, which translates to MPPPTRYARCGDLSIAYQVFGDGPHDLLIVPGYVWHIEQLWNEPGYHRMMRELTDFARVINYDKRGTGMSDPVPAAPSLDERMDDVLAVLDATGTERTTIFGISEGGPIGALFAATHPERTERLIIYGSFVCSLDRADGPGVERYADRWREIRADAEGRWGEGVNLAWAAPSIDTPTMRRAVGLWERLYMSPAMARANMKANFEIDIRPILSSISVPTLVLHRSGEAVPIEHGRYYADHIPGARIVELHGSDHWPFVGDVDAIVAEVEEFVTGVRGLPESETLLATVLFTDIVGSTERAASLGDATWRAVLEEHDEIVRRQLAAHGGREIKNLGDGFLAMFDRPARAVRSATNIASEAASLGISIRAGLHTGECEQRGDDVAGLAVHIGARIGALAAPDEVLVSGTVRDLVLGSGIDFADRGHHVLKGVPGEWHLFAVEGTSVPLPLADDRASSSLAERALYSTGRRAPAVGRAFNRIIRTSSRRKR; encoded by the coding sequence GTGCCTCCTCCGACGCGCTATGCGCGGTGTGGCGATCTGAGCATCGCATACCAGGTATTCGGCGACGGGCCGCATGACCTACTCATCGTGCCGGGCTATGTGTGGCATATCGAGCAGCTGTGGAACGAACCCGGCTACCACCGGATGATGCGCGAATTGACCGATTTCGCCCGCGTAATCAACTACGACAAACGTGGCACTGGCATGTCCGATCCGGTGCCTGCCGCGCCATCATTGGACGAGCGCATGGATGACGTTCTCGCAGTCCTCGACGCCACGGGGACGGAACGGACAACCATCTTCGGGATCTCCGAGGGCGGGCCTATCGGCGCGCTGTTCGCGGCGACGCATCCCGAACGCACCGAGAGACTGATCATCTACGGCTCGTTCGTTTGCAGCCTGGACCGAGCTGACGGTCCCGGAGTCGAGCGATACGCCGATCGCTGGCGAGAGATCAGGGCAGACGCCGAAGGTCGCTGGGGAGAGGGCGTGAACCTCGCGTGGGCAGCACCGAGCATCGACACCCCGACAATGCGACGGGCAGTGGGCCTGTGGGAGCGCCTCTACATGAGCCCGGCGATGGCGCGCGCGAACATGAAGGCCAACTTCGAGATCGACATCCGTCCCATACTGTCCTCGATTTCTGTGCCGACACTTGTGCTGCACCGGAGTGGCGAAGCCGTGCCGATCGAGCACGGACGGTATTACGCCGATCACATTCCGGGAGCGCGGATCGTTGAACTCCATGGATCCGACCATTGGCCGTTCGTCGGCGATGTGGATGCGATCGTGGCCGAGGTCGAGGAGTTCGTCACGGGCGTGCGCGGCCTGCCCGAATCCGAAACACTGCTTGCCACTGTCCTGTTCACCGACATAGTCGGTTCGACGGAGCGCGCCGCGTCACTTGGTGACGCTACATGGCGCGCCGTGCTCGAAGAGCACGATGAGATCGTACGGAGACAGCTCGCGGCGCACGGAGGACGCGAGATCAAGAATCTCGGCGATGGGTTCCTTGCCATGTTCGACCGGCCCGCACGCGCGGTGCGTTCTGCGACCAACATCGCGTCGGAAGCGGCCTCACTCGGTATCAGCATCCGCGCCGGCCTGCACACCGGCGAATGCGAGCAGCGGGGCGACGACGTCGCCGGTCTCGCCGTGCATATCGGGGCGCGGATCGGGGCTCTGGCCGCTCCCGACGAAGTCCTCGTATCGGGAACGGTGCGCGACTTGGTGCTCGGTTCGGGCATCGACTTCGCAGATCGTGGTCACCACGTCCTGAAAGGCGTTCCCGGCGAATGGCACCTCTTCGCCGTAGAAGGTACGTCAGTACCGCTTCCGCTGGCCGATGACCGTGCAAGCTCATCGCTCGCGGAGCGAGCGCTGTACAGCACTGGCCGACGTGCACCGGCCGTCGGGCGCGCGTTCAACCGGATCATCCGGACGAGCAGCCGTCGGAAGCGTTGA
- a CDS encoding alpha/beta hydrolase — protein sequence MGKHRPLLRASIELANAANGVRPFGRDGYPTVPAFFAGWPTTEMAPLYLAGSMLGAAWRWLRGDYATRGGRISLLLKAITWALLYLIHRRNVASEPYFETPLRDTLGDDYEAVAAQSQPVKRRRLSHVLPNEFLRRRYVEKTNVVQYGPHPRVNHADIWRRRDLPRDGKAPVLLQVPGGGWSIGMRRPQGYPLMSHMAERGWVCVSIDYRVSPKNTWPDHIVDVKRALAWIKEHIAEYGGDPDFVAITGGSAGGHLCALAALTPDDPQYQPGFEDADTSVVAAVPIYGRYDWFTTKGPGRWEFVLILLQRMVVKKRLTKHLQVYRDASPITRVRPDAPPFYILHGVDDSLIPVPEARKFVAALKDVSKDAVVYSEIPHAQHAFDFFGSPRGYYTAHSVEKFLSWVHATRDEK from the coding sequence ATGGGTAAACACAGGCCGCTGCTCCGCGCAAGCATCGAACTCGCCAACGCCGCGAACGGCGTACGCCCCTTCGGGCGCGACGGCTACCCGACCGTCCCCGCGTTCTTCGCAGGCTGGCCGACCACCGAGATGGCGCCGCTGTACCTGGCAGGCTCGATGCTCGGTGCGGCGTGGCGCTGGCTGCGAGGCGACTACGCAACCCGTGGGGGACGAATCTCCCTGCTGCTCAAGGCGATCACGTGGGCTCTGTTGTACCTCATCCATCGCCGCAACGTGGCGTCGGAGCCGTATTTCGAAACACCGTTGCGGGACACCCTCGGCGACGACTACGAGGCCGTCGCCGCGCAGTCGCAGCCGGTGAAGCGCAGACGCCTCAGTCATGTGCTTCCGAACGAGTTTTTGCGCCGTCGTTATGTCGAGAAGACGAACGTCGTCCAGTACGGGCCCCACCCCCGGGTGAACCATGCCGACATCTGGCGCCGACGCGACCTACCACGCGACGGCAAGGCGCCTGTGCTGCTTCAGGTTCCGGGCGGCGGGTGGTCGATCGGCATGCGCCGGCCGCAGGGGTATCCGTTGATGAGCCACATGGCCGAGCGGGGATGGGTGTGCGTCTCGATCGACTACCGAGTGAGTCCGAAAAACACCTGGCCCGACCACATCGTCGACGTCAAGCGCGCGCTGGCGTGGATCAAGGAGCACATCGCCGAATACGGCGGCGACCCGGACTTCGTGGCGATCACCGGCGGCTCGGCCGGTGGGCATCTGTGCGCGCTCGCCGCGCTGACGCCCGACGATCCGCAGTATCAGCCGGGATTCGAAGACGCCGACACGTCCGTGGTTGCAGCGGTGCCGATCTACGGCCGCTACGACTGGTTCACCACTAAGGGGCCGGGCCGCTGGGAGTTCGTGCTGATCCTGCTGCAGCGGATGGTCGTCAAGAAGCGTTTGACCAAGCACCTACAGGTCTACCGCGACGCGTCGCCGATCACCCGGGTACGGCCCGACGCACCGCCGTTCTACATCCTGCACGGCGTCGACGACTCGTTGATTCCCGTGCCGGAGGCACGCAAGTTCGTCGCCGCTCTCAAAGACGTCTCCAAGGACGCCGTCGTCTACTCCGAGATTCCGCACGCACAGCACGCGTTCGACTTCTTCGGTTCGCCGCGCGGCTACTACACGGCGCATAGCGTCGAGAAGTTTCTGTCGTGGGTGCACGCCACCCGCGACGAGAAATAG